The following proteins are co-located in the Marinomonas profundi genome:
- a CDS encoding DUF1007 family protein — MRQAVRYLSVFFSALFAVSAMAHPHVWVDSQYRVNVDQATIETLEATWGLDLFTSTSLIVEYDVDGDGELTGQEKLDMIEVLKSFDQYGFFIKMKQDGADIVPNEVQVLDVRVRDQMLWIRLGIALPTPVNLETSTLSFAFGDDELYFAMEPLEEGLVRLSGTLSETCTPIEREAEETSVALWVDLTCKP; from the coding sequence ATGAGACAAGCGGTGCGTTATTTGAGTGTTTTTTTCAGTGCGTTGTTTGCTGTTTCAGCGATGGCGCACCCACACGTTTGGGTCGATTCTCAATATCGCGTTAATGTCGATCAAGCAACCATTGAAACGCTTGAGGCGACCTGGGGTTTAGATCTTTTTACCTCGACCAGTTTAATTGTCGAATACGATGTTGACGGTGATGGTGAATTAACGGGGCAAGAAAAGCTCGATATGATCGAGGTGTTGAAGAGCTTTGATCAATACGGCTTTTTTATCAAAATGAAGCAAGATGGCGCCGATATTGTACCCAATGAGGTACAGGTATTGGATGTTCGCGTTCGCGATCAGATGCTATGGATTCGCCTCGGTATTGCGCTGCCAACGCCAGTTAACCTTGAAACCTCGACCTTGAGCTTCGCGTTTGGCGACGATGAGTTGTATTTTGCCATGGAGCCTTTAGAAGAAGGTTTGGTGCGTTTGTCTGGTACTTTGTCTGAAACCTGCACCCCCATTGAGCGTGAAGCGGAAGAAACCTCGGTAGCGCTATGGGTGGATTTGACCTGCAAACCCTAA
- a CDS encoding LysE family translocator — translation MLEHFQWLPFLATITLLTMSPGVDTIIVMRNAAAGGWRLGFLTSLGICMGLFAHATVSALGLSVILLGSAGLFTAFKLVGAAYLVYLGVQAVRSAMKPVGMTFKDAKSAKALTAWGSFRQGILSNVLNPKPIIFYMAFLPQFIDPSHSALAQSLFMASLHFIIAMLWQTFLALMVHKARVWLARPKVAQVLDGLTGVLLLGFGVKLALSQR, via the coding sequence ATGTTAGAGCATTTTCAATGGTTGCCGTTTTTAGCGACCATTACTTTGTTGACGATGAGCCCCGGTGTAGACACGATTATCGTCATGCGTAACGCTGCAGCGGGTGGTTGGCGATTGGGCTTTTTGACCAGTTTGGGGATTTGCATGGGCCTGTTTGCTCATGCGACTGTGTCGGCGTTAGGTTTGTCGGTGATTCTACTGGGCTCGGCTGGGTTGTTTACCGCGTTCAAGTTGGTGGGCGCGGCGTATCTGGTGTATTTGGGGGTACAAGCTGTTCGCAGTGCGATGAAGCCGGTGGGAATGACGTTTAAAGACGCTAAGAGTGCAAAGGCATTGACGGCGTGGGGCAGCTTTCGTCAGGGGATTTTGTCGAATGTGTTGAACCCTAAGCCGATTATTTTCTACATGGCGTTCTTGCCGCAGTTTATTGATCCGAGTCATTCGGCGTTGGCGCAATCGCTTTTTATGGCGTCTCTTCACTTTATCATCGCGATGCTGTGGCAAACGTTTCTGGCGCTTATGGTGCATAAAGCGCGAGTCTGGCTGGCGCGACCCAAAGTGGCGCAGGTGTTAGATGGTTTAACGGGCGTCTTGCTGTTGGGCTTCGGTGTAAAGCTGGCCTTGAGCCAACGTTAA
- a CDS encoding efflux RND transporter periplasmic adaptor subunit, which yields MIRILKNGRTLLPALVVLLIVSGCTPSEPEAQVSSPASARAATVMAVQPVEYEENAILPGRVEPIREAEVRARVPGIVLHRKFVEGSDVKAGDVLFEIDPASLKIALARAKGELARAEATVFDAKVLVDRYAPLLESQAVSKQVFDAAQAAYLSANAAVISAKADVDNAELNLDYATVRAPISGRIGRANVSEGMLVGQGDTTLLATIQQLDPVYIDFTQSVTDSLKYQQSVEERAATNSTILMAKLDGYNTFFEGELLFSDSQVDEKTGNVVLRGLFPNPNAVLLPGMYVRVKAVQSHSAQAILIPQRAVMRGHDGRAFVYVVNDQNTVESRPVETGSMAQNLWRITEGLQAEEKVIIDNAAMYQAGEKVTTSVKLASNS from the coding sequence ATGATACGAATTCTCAAGAATGGACGAACGTTGCTACCGGCTTTGGTGGTGTTATTGATAGTGTCTGGCTGTACCCCAAGTGAGCCAGAGGCCCAAGTTAGTTCTCCTGCCAGTGCAAGAGCCGCTACCGTGATGGCTGTGCAACCGGTTGAATATGAAGAAAATGCGATTTTGCCGGGTCGAGTTGAACCGATCCGTGAGGCGGAAGTGCGCGCTCGTGTTCCTGGTATTGTACTGCACAGAAAGTTTGTCGAAGGGTCTGATGTTAAGGCAGGCGATGTGTTGTTTGAAATTGATCCAGCGTCCTTAAAAATCGCCCTTGCGCGTGCGAAAGGTGAGCTAGCCCGAGCAGAAGCAACCGTATTTGATGCAAAAGTATTGGTGGATCGTTATGCCCCTTTATTAGAGTCTCAAGCGGTGAGTAAGCAAGTATTTGATGCGGCGCAAGCGGCTTATCTGAGTGCAAACGCAGCGGTTATTTCGGCGAAAGCGGACGTGGACAATGCAGAACTGAACCTTGATTATGCAACGGTTCGCGCCCCTATTTCTGGGCGAATTGGGCGAGCAAATGTCAGTGAAGGTATGTTGGTGGGTCAAGGCGACACCACCTTGTTAGCCACGATTCAGCAGCTTGATCCTGTGTACATCGATTTCACTCAGTCCGTGACCGATAGCTTGAAATATCAACAATCTGTAGAAGAGCGCGCTGCCACTAACAGCACGATATTAATGGCTAAGTTGGATGGTTATAATACGTTTTTTGAAGGTGAATTATTATTCTCTGACAGTCAGGTTGATGAAAAAACCGGTAACGTCGTGTTACGTGGTCTGTTCCCTAATCCGAATGCAGTACTGTTGCCAGGTATGTATGTGCGCGTTAAAGCGGTGCAATCTCACTCTGCTCAAGCAATTTTGATTCCTCAGCGTGCTGTTATGCGCGGTCACGACGGCCGAGCATTTGTGTATGTTGTTAATGATCAAAATACCGTGGAATCTCGCCCTGTAGAAACGGGTTCAATGGCGCAAAACTTGTGGCGTATTACGGAAGGTTTGCAAGCCGAAGAAAAGGTAATTATAGACAACGCTGCTATGTATCAAGCGGGCGAAAAGGTAACAACATCCGTTAAATTGGCCTCAAATTCGTAG
- a CDS encoding TetR/AcrR family transcriptional regulator, whose translation MAEHETNEALQNALALALVEHPRASLQELACAVGVSKATLYRFCPTRESLLERLQSSSMNAYKLAIEDANLDTAQPREGVRKLLENCYKNKELTLFTIQHWQPELLENCECTKAQEKLDAFFLKGQQSGHFRVDVSAAVITECFHGLFFTMIEAERLGRVPRTRVLTIIELVLMEGVCTTSNSPS comes from the coding sequence ATGGCTGAGCACGAAACAAACGAGGCATTACAGAACGCACTGGCGCTTGCATTAGTGGAACATCCACGAGCGTCACTACAAGAACTTGCCTGTGCCGTCGGGGTGAGTAAAGCCACCTTGTATCGTTTTTGCCCCACTAGAGAAAGCCTGCTAGAAAGACTACAGAGCAGCAGTATGAACGCCTATAAACTGGCGATAGAAGACGCTAATTTAGACACGGCACAGCCAAGAGAAGGGGTACGAAAACTGCTGGAAAACTGCTATAAAAATAAAGAGTTAACGCTCTTTACCATTCAACACTGGCAACCAGAGCTATTAGAAAACTGCGAGTGCACAAAAGCACAAGAAAAACTCGATGCCTTCTTCTTAAAGGGCCAACAAAGTGGTCACTTCCGAGTAGACGTTAGTGCGGCGGTAATTACAGAATGCTTCCATGGTTTATTCTTCACCATGATAGAAGCAGAGCGTCTAGGACGAGTGCCCAGAACAAGAGTATTAACCATAATAGAATTAGTGTTAATGGAAGGCGTCTGCACCACGTCAAACTCGCCTTCCTAA